The Pararhizobium sp. IMCC21322 sequence ATTGAGTGTTAAACCGTGCGGGAAACGCACCACCCGTTTCTTTGTATCCGTCCATGCAGGCTGAAACGTGAGCAAATTCGCCATAGGGCGATGTATAGGGCAAAAGATTTTCCCATTGCAGACGCGCCCGCAGACCGAAGCCGTAGACATCGGTGCGACCATCAGAGCTGTCAACGATGCCGCCACCGGTAAGATAGTTGCGTGAAATATCCGCTTTTCCCAAAAGCCCCGAACCACTCACAAGGGCCCATATACCACCGCTTTCAGTCGAATGCAGCTTATACAAACCCTCAAGCTTTGCATAAGTACTCAAAACTTCCGTCTTGCCGCCGAACAGGGTTTTTGCGCTGGAGCCGGTAATCCCGAGCGCTCCGTTAATCTGGAAAGCGCCAAAATTGCGGCCGTAGCCGATCTCGCCAAGGGCCACAGCGCTGTCCTGGCTGTCGCGATCCGTACGCCCCAGATCACCGCCGACCCAGATTATGGATTTGCCGATCGTCGTGCGCCGGTCAAGCGGGCGGCTTCCCGCGCCATTGAGCAACAGTCCGAGCCCACCCACCACTGCAGTGTTCGCGGACGCCGCATCAAGCAGACTGTTCTGCAGATCGTTCAGCATGATCAGGCCCACGCCGCCGCCGCCGCCAGTTCCGCCGTCACCAGTTCCGCCGCCGCCTGTGCCACCGTCACCCGCACCTCCGTCGCCACCAGAAGTATCGGTGCTGTAGCTGCAGGTTGAAGACCCTGTGCCGTTGCCACGAGCTATGTACAAGTCAGAGCGGGGGAAGGGCCCTGCCCCGGATGGAAAGGTCCCGCCAACCACGACGCTACCGTCGCAATTGATTGCACGCGCGGTGTAAGTGCTACCATCAGAAATTGTCGCTCCGCTCGAGCGCAGCCATTGTTCAATGCTAACGAGGCCGCTTGCATCGTCCCAGCGAAATCCTGATGGAATGCCAGGAGAGGATATATCACCGACAGCGACTTTTCCGTTTCCCGATACGGCATAGGCAATGGATCCACGATCCGTCTGCCCGAGTGCAGATACCACACCATCCACCCATCGCACTGCCACCTGATGACCGCCCATTTGGGAACTGCCGCCAATCACCCTGCCATCATAGGAGACATCCAGAGCGTTGGAGCTGCCGCCTTCAAGTGTGGCCAACGCTACCATTCCCGTACCTTCGGTCCACGAAAATGCGCGCGAATATGTCGGGGAGCTAAACCCGGAAGAAATGCCGACGGCGAGCACGCCATCGCCTGAGGTGGCATAGGCTGAAGCGGATACCTCATCGGCGTCCATTTCGCCCAAGCTTACCATCCCGTCTACAGCAGTCCAGCGCATGGCGCGCAAGCGCCCATCCGCGTCATAGGATCCGCCCACAATGACGTTGCCATCGGCTGAAATGCCAAGACCAGTTGAATTGTTCGAGCCAAGAGAACCAAGGTCCTGAAAGCCGCCCGCCTGTGTCCAGCGATAGGCACGGTTCCCTGTGGTGCCAGATCCGAAAATTGAATTGTTCGCACTGCCTGTAATAACTGAACCGTCGCCGGAAATTCCTTGCGTATCGAGCTTGAACAAAACACCGCGAGAGATACCATCCAGCGATGTAAATCCGGTGGGTTCGGTCCAGACCATTGCATGACTGGTCGCGCCGCCATCCAGCGGATCCGTATTCCCGATTACCACCGAACCGTCATCGGAAATGCCCTTGCCTAAAATCCTTGTTTCGGTGTTCAAATACTCTTGGGCGCTGGAGGGCAACGCAAACACGCATGTGGTGCACAACGCAGTGGCGCCTAAAAGTCTTTTCAAATTCGATGATGTCATTAACTGTCCCCCAGTCGGGTCCGCGTATCCGAACCACTTATCAAACCAAGGGGCACAATACTGAGCGCCACAAAGCTTGCTCAATCCCCTGAACAGGGGAGTTCAAGGGTACGAAAAGCGGTGCAGAATGCGCGCTGTCCGATTATTGGGGATGTTGAATGCCGGACAAGTTGCAAAACGAGAAATTGGGCTGGCAGAAACCCAAAAGTTTCAACATAAACAGGAAGCGAACTGGGAACCCGAGGCCACCACAGGTGAACCGAAAATCAACACCATTTCTGATCGTTGCTGCGACAACACTGATTGCAATTTTACTGGCTGGCTGGATGGCGTTTATTGCGGTTCATCAGCCCTGGCTGGGCCTCGAATTGGACGGGGAAGACCTCGAAAACGGTCTGCGTATTGTTGCGGTCTCGCCTGATGGACCTTCTTCGCAGTTCATGCCAGGCGATGTGCTCGTCCGCCTTGACAACGGCAATGACCGAACAATCGACCTTGAGCCATTTGATATTGTCGAGGAAGCTGATGGAGTGGCGACTTACACTGCGCTTGCCAGGTTCTTTGGGCGACAGGACATCCTCTACAGGATTCTGTCCGGTAATCGCGTATTTTTCACAAAGGAGGATGGCACCCGTATGGCAGTTGATGTGGCGTCGACGCGCCCTGTCAGTGACTTGCCGTTAGGTTTCTGGGTGCAAATTTCCGTCGGCTTGGTCGGCAGTATCATCGGCGCGTGCGTTTGGGCCTTGCGGCCTCAGATGCCAGGTGCGCGAACGCTCGGTGTCAGCGGCGTTGCATTGTTGGCGTCAACCTACCCATCGGCGATCTACCTCAACCGTGAACTGGCCCTGGGAGACCCTTTTTTCTACATCCTGAATACCATCAACCCACTTGGCTCTTTGGCCTTTGCGGTGTCTCTGCTGGTCATGTTTCTGGTCTATCCCCGTCGTCTTCTGCCGCCGACAATCCTGGCTCTGATCATAGCCGGGTTTGGTATCTGGTGGCTGCTGGATGCTTTGCGGATCGGGTTTACCGGTCCCGGTCTTGGCCGTTATCTGCCACTCGGCGTTGCAGCGCTGAGCGCGCCAGTGATGGCCGGCATCCAATATCGGGCTGCCAGGAATGAGCCGCATCTGCAGGCAGCCCTTGTCTGGTTTGGGTTGTCACTTATTCTGTCCACTGTAATTTTTATACTTCTGTATGTGACACCGAGCCTCATCGGTGAGCCGTCCTTTGCGCCTCAGGGCGTCAGCTATGCGCTGGCCATCCTGGTCTATGCCGGCATTGCGCTCGGGATTGTACGCTACCGGTTGTTTGATCTTGACCGATGGGCATTCCGGATTCTGTTCTATCTGGGCGGCGCAGTTGCGTTTGCTGCGATTGACGTTTTTCTTGTGTCAGTGATTGCCCTCGACACCTTGCCGGCTTTCAGCGTGGCGCTTCTCATAGTAGCCCTTATCTATCTGCCGTCGCGAGATTTTCTGATGCGGCGTCTGATGCCAACACCAGGCGGTCGCGAGGCTATTTTCCAGAAAGTTGTGGGTATTGCGCTCACATCCGATGGCACTCAGCGCAATTCGGACTGGATTGAATTACTACGCACGATCTACGATCCACTATCGATAGACAGAACATCCGAGTGCAGTGCCCCAAAAATTTGCGACGATGGCCTGATATTGTTGATGCCAGGCCATGGGTACGTTGCTCCATTAAAGCTGTCACTGGCGCAGGGAGGGCGGAAACTGTTTTCCAGCGTGGATCTCAGCCTTGCCGACGAATTATGCGCAATGCTGGTTTATACGTCGCAAAGTCGAGACGCATTTGAGCAGGGAACCGCGCAGGAACGCGATCGGATTTCCCGGGATACCCATGACAATATTGGTGCAAAGCTTTTGAGTGCATTGCACGGCAAAGAGCCTGAGCGAAAAAACGCAATGATCCGCGAAGCCCTGTCAGAACTGCGCGACATCATAAACAATCCATCTGGCGCAAATCAGTCTTTGGAGGAGTCTCTTGCAGAACTGCGTCTTGAAACTGTCGAGCGACTGTCGGCGTATGGCCTGTCACTCAATTGGAAGGTCACAGGAGACCCGTTGAGCGGAGTATCCCAGGATATTATCCATGCCCTGAGGTCAATCATACGCGAGTGCATCAGCAACACTTTACGCCACGCGGAGGCGTTAGCCGTGTCGATATCAATTGTACTTCGGGACAGGCATTTGCACCTCATCATTGCAGATGATGGCCGGGGAATTCCTGAGAATCCCACCCCGCATGAAGGGCTTGGCCTCGACAGCATTCGCGCGCGGGTGGATACGCTAGGCGGCTCATTGGAAACAATCAATGTCAATCCGGGCTTTCGCCTCACCGCCGCGATTCCAGTTGCACGGAGATCGACGCCATGAAAACTATCTTGATTGTGGAGGATGTTGCCGAGACCCGCCAATGGTTGACCGACATCGCGGAGGCAGCATTTTCTGGCTGCCAGGTCACCTGCGCCGGGCGGGTGCGAGAAGGTCTGTCCTCCCTTTCCAGAACGACTTATGATCTTGTATTGATTGACCTGACGCTGCCTGACGGGAGTGGATTTGACATTCTGAGGCATATTCGCACCGACTGTCCCGAAACACTGAGTGTGATCACAACAATTGTAAGCAATGATGCCAATATCGTGGCAGCCTTATCCGGCGGCGCAAACGGGTATCTTCTTAAAGATCAGCCATCAGAGCTTATCATCCGTCAATTAAAGCAATTGGCGGATGGGATTCCGGCATTGTCACCCTCAATCGCACGCAGGATCATGCAGCATTTCAGCAATACGGGCCCGGCAGCAGAACCGGACGCGGAATTAACACAGCGTGAGCAGCAGGTGTTGGCCCTTATCAGCAGAGGTTTGCGCAACATTGATGTCGCGCAGCATCTGGATGTGTCGGAAAGCACCATCGCCAGTCATCTGAAATCAATTTACCGCAAGCTTGGAATTTCCTCACGCGCCGAAGCATCATGGCATGCCTCACGCATGGGATTGACACCCGGAGGGCGCACTGGCGGTTCAAAAGTGTAATTGCGTCGCCACAATAACAACAAAACTTTCGTGGCGTCTGTCCGCAGAATGTGCGATTGAACGGCAAGCTATGAATACATTTTATGAGA is a genomic window containing:
- a CDS encoding ATP-binding protein; amino-acid sequence: MNRKSTPFLIVAATTLIAILLAGWMAFIAVHQPWLGLELDGEDLENGLRIVAVSPDGPSSQFMPGDVLVRLDNGNDRTIDLEPFDIVEEADGVATYTALARFFGRQDILYRILSGNRVFFTKEDGTRMAVDVASTRPVSDLPLGFWVQISVGLVGSIIGACVWALRPQMPGARTLGVSGVALLASTYPSAIYLNRELALGDPFFYILNTINPLGSLAFAVSLLVMFLVYPRRLLPPTILALIIAGFGIWWLLDALRIGFTGPGLGRYLPLGVAALSAPVMAGIQYRAARNEPHLQAALVWFGLSLILSTVIFILLYVTPSLIGEPSFAPQGVSYALAILVYAGIALGIVRYRLFDLDRWAFRILFYLGGAVAFAAIDVFLVSVIALDTLPAFSVALLIVALIYLPSRDFLMRRLMPTPGGREAIFQKVVGIALTSDGTQRNSDWIELLRTIYDPLSIDRTSECSAPKICDDGLILLMPGHGYVAPLKLSLAQGGRKLFSSVDLSLADELCAMLVYTSQSRDAFEQGTAQERDRISRDTHDNIGAKLLSALHGKEPERKNAMIREALSELRDIINNPSGANQSLEESLAELRLETVERLSAYGLSLNWKVTGDPLSGVSQDIIHALRSIIRECISNTLRHAEALAVSISIVLRDRHLHLIIADDGRGIPENPTPHEGLGLDSIRARVDTLGGSLETINVNPGFRLTAAIPVARRSTP
- a CDS encoding autotransporter domain-containing protein — its product is MTSSNLKRLLGATALCTTCVFALPSSAQEYLNTETRILGKGISDDGSVVIGNTDPLDGGATSHAMVWTEPTGFTSLDGISRGVLFKLDTQGISGDGSVITGSANNSIFGSGTTGNRAYRWTQAGGFQDLGSLGSNNSTGLGISADGNVIVGGSYDADGRLRAMRWTAVDGMVSLGEMDADEVSASAYATSGDGVLAVGISSGFSSPTYSRAFSWTEGTGMVALATLEGGSSNALDVSYDGRVIGGSSQMGGHQVAVRWVDGVVSALGQTDRGSIAYAVSGNGKVAVGDISSPGIPSGFRWDDASGLVSIEQWLRSSGATISDGSTYTARAINCDGSVVVGGTFPSGAGPFPRSDLYIARGNGTGSSTCSYSTDTSGGDGGAGDGGTGGGGTGDGGTGGGGGVGLIMLNDLQNSLLDAASANTAVVGGLGLLLNGAGSRPLDRRTTIGKSIIWVGGDLGRTDRDSQDSAVALGEIGYGRNFGAFQINGALGITGSSAKTLFGGKTEVLSTYAKLEGLYKLHSTESGGIWALVSGSGLLGKADISRNYLTGGGIVDSSDGRTDVYGFGLRARLQWENLLPYTSPYGEFAHVSACMDGYKETGGAFPARFNTQCERSNELRAGVDAKVPVTDKISVTGTLEAVHRLDSDGSGVSGQVIGLGSFDFDGGSRKQNWLRAGLGIETQLGEATLSLMGNVTTEGGAPQHWIASKLSLQF
- a CDS encoding response regulator transcription factor, with translation MKTILIVEDVAETRQWLTDIAEAAFSGCQVTCAGRVREGLSSLSRTTYDLVLIDLTLPDGSGFDILRHIRTDCPETLSVITTIVSNDANIVAALSGGANGYLLKDQPSELIIRQLKQLADGIPALSPSIARRIMQHFSNTGPAAEPDAELTQREQQVLALISRGLRNIDVAQHLDVSESTIASHLKSIYRKLGISSRAEASWHASRMGLTPGGRTGGSKV